A window of Cytobacillus sp. FSL H8-0458 genomic DNA:
CCCTCTGGAAGAATTATATGCGGAAGTAAGACAAATCCGGGAAACGAATTTCCCACAGGATGTCCTTCTTCACAGTGTTATCGGGAAGATTCTCCATGAGTTTCCGGAAGAATGGCTGCTTCAGCTGGAAGTTCTGGAGCTGCTTGAAAAGCATGACAAAGAATCGCCTTTAAAAAAACTGCTCCTGGACCAGCTTGAAATGTTAAGTCAGGAAGAACGCTATGTCCGCCTGATTCAAAACGGACTCGATGTCATCTATGATCGGAGGCATGTCACGGTATGACAAAAATAAGCGAACAAGAAATAGCCCGGAATCTATCCATCCTGCCGGACTGGAAAAGAAAAGACAGCAAATGGATTGAACGGCGCTATCGCTTCAAAGAATATTTGGACGGTATCTCCTTCGTAAATAAAATTGCATCCCTTGCTGAAAACGAAAATCATCATCCTTTTATCGCCATTCAATACAAAATGGTGATCGTCTCCCTCACTTCCTGGAGTGAAAATGGGCTGACAGGTCTGGATTTTAAGCTAGCCCGGCAGATAGATGATGTTTACCTTACAGACCATAATTAAGAAATTAAGTGCCTGCTGAAGATAACGGGCGCTTACTTTTCCCTTGCATCAAGTGGATATTCATATTGCTTTAATGTATGATGTTAGGCTTTGGAGGGTTCTAGGCATCGAAATTTCTTGTACGGGAAAGTTGTTAGCAGGTCACTTATAAAGTCAGAAGAGCGTTAAGAGGTTAATCATTTTCATAAAAAATACTCAAGCCCCATTTAGATTTTAAACAAAATGGGGCTTTTCCTTATAGCGCCGACCGCAAATCCTCAATTAAGTCTTCGGCATCCTCCAGGCCAACTGAAATCCGAACCAGGCCATCTGTAATTCCCAGTTCCAGACGGCGTTCTCTCGGTATCGATGCATGCGTCATTTTGGCCGGAAGGGAAATCAGGCTTTCAACTGCGCCCAAACTTTCTGCCAGGGTAAAGTATCTTACTTTTTTCAGCACCTCTTCTGCCTTTTCACCGGTTCCGGCATCAAAGGAAATCATTCCGCCAAAGCCCCGTGCCTGCTTCGAGTGAATATCATGGCCTTTATGATCTTTAAATCCTGGATAATAAACCTTTGAAACCTGCGGATGATCGGCAAGAAAATGTGCCACCCTTTTCGCATTTTCTTCAATTTCCTCCATCCGAATGGCCAGTGTCCGAATCCCCCTGATTAATAGCCAGCTATCCTGAGGCCCCAAAACAGCACCGATTGAATTTTGGATAAAGTGCATATCTGCTGCAAGCTGTTCGGAATTCACCACAACCAGCCCAGCAACAACATCACTATGTCCGCCTATATATTTGGTGGCACTATGCAGGACAATATCAGCTCCCAGTTCAATTGGATTCTGCCAGTAAGGTGTACTAAAGGTATTATCCACAATCATAAGCAAATTCTTGGATTTGGCCAGCTTAGAGATTCCAGCCAAGTCTGTAATCTTCAGCAATGGATTCGTTGGCGTCTCAACATAGATTGCCTTTGTATTTTCCTTTATCGCAGCCTCTACAGCAGCCAAATCACTTGTATCGACAAAGGTTACATCTACATTATATTTCGTCAAAATCTTTGTCACTAACCGATAGGACCCGCCATACACATCATCAGTGAAAATAACATGATCTCCTGTTGAAAATAAGTGCATTACAGAAGAGATAGCCGCCATGCCGGAACCGAAAGCAAAGCCTCGGTATCCGCCTTCCAGATCCTTTATTAGTTCCTCAAGAGCATGCCGGGTCGGATTCCCTGTTCTTGCGTACTCATAAACAAAATTGCCCACACCATCTTGTTTAAACGTACTGGCATGGTGGACAGGTATGGAGACGGCACCTGTATGTTCATCTCTGGAGATGCCCCCGTGAATCATTTGTGTTTTCTTTCTCATTGTTCATCCTCCTCATAAATAGATTTACTTAAATACCGCTCACTGCTGTCAGGAAAAATGGTGAGAATATTCGTGCCAGGCGGAGCATTTTCAGCTTCTCTCAGTACTGCTTCGAAAGCCGCTC
This region includes:
- a CDS encoding 4a-hydroxytetrahydrobiopterin dehydratase, whose product is MTKISEQEIARNLSILPDWKRKDSKWIERRYRFKEYLDGISFVNKIASLAENENHHPFIAIQYKMVIVSLTSWSENGLTGLDFKLARQIDDVYLTDHN
- a CDS encoding bifunctional cystathionine gamma-lyase/homocysteine desulfhydrase, with product MRKKTQMIHGGISRDEHTGAVSIPVHHASTFKQDGVGNFVYEYARTGNPTRHALEELIKDLEGGYRGFAFGSGMAAISSVMHLFSTGDHVIFTDDVYGGSYRLVTKILTKYNVDVTFVDTSDLAAVEAAIKENTKAIYVETPTNPLLKITDLAGISKLAKSKNLLMIVDNTFSTPYWQNPIELGADIVLHSATKYIGGHSDVVAGLVVVNSEQLAADMHFIQNSIGAVLGPQDSWLLIRGIRTLAIRMEEIEENAKRVAHFLADHPQVSKVYYPGFKDHKGHDIHSKQARGFGGMISFDAGTGEKAEEVLKKVRYFTLAESLGAVESLISLPAKMTHASIPRERRLELGITDGLVRISVGLEDAEDLIEDLRSAL